A section of the Drosophila sechellia strain sech25 chromosome 3L, ASM438219v1, whole genome shotgun sequence genome encodes:
- the LOC6610157 gene encoding augmin complex subunit wac has protein sequence MQNLKIQEEVNSLMSLGQHFDDQLKLASVELGDFSDDDLALLDKCAQYYSLLHIHDFNLNYLRDFYCAKKRQCIENRQTTVQQRVELQRILSSIEEATRDVVMLERFKAAAEERLIPDIVVMQRNGQQLATKQALLDRQKTLKIPKDFSIESVIEKVDSLEQR, from the exons ATGC AGAACTTGAAGATCCAGGAGGAAGTCAATTCATTGATGAGTCTAGGCCAGCACTTTGATGACCAGTTAAAGCTGGCAAGCGTCGAGTTGGGCGATTTCTCGGACGACGACCTGGCGCTCCTTGACAAATGCGCCCAATATTATTCACTTTTGCACATCCACGACTTCAATCTAAACTACTTGCGCGATTTCTATTGTGCCAAGAAGAGGCAATGCATTGAAAACCGGCAGACCACAGTGCAGCAACGTGTAGAGCTGCAGCGCATTCTGTCTTCCATCGAAGAGGCGACTAGGGACGTAGTTATGTTGGAGAG ATTTAAAGCTGCTGCGGAAGAGCGGCTCATCCCGGACATCGTCGTTATGCAGCGAAACGGCCAACAGCTTGCAACAAAACAGGCCTTACTGGACCGGCAAAAAACCCTTAAGATCCCAAAGGATTTTAGTATTGAAAGTGTCATCGAGAAGGTAGATTCACTGGAGCAGCGCTAA